The DNA region ttgattgaatataacatcataacccttgtcagctaattgacttatagacaataagttatgtgttaagccgtctaccaataaaacattatcaatgcatgggctactatctacacaaatagtaccagtaccaacaattttacccttttcatttcctccgaagccaacttcgcctccaggcttaagtttcagctctcggaacatacgcttttctcccgtcatgtgacgcgagcatccactgtccagataccatgattggtgtttcagtggagctatcaaggatatctgcaacatagataatcttgtccttaggtacccactttctgggtcctcttttgttagttaccccagaggttctgatcaccttgggtgtctcaacataatattttaaaggaatatttgcatgatatttagtcatagagaaagatccctttttaagaggatgtttagcaactttagcaggtacaggatcaggcaatatggtaccagagggaacaaagcattcatacaaggatttagctttagacacagaaggctcatttctaattggtttagaatagccaatgccatgcattccatttctgcttacgccatagatcattgaagccattaagcttctatccacgcttttagctaggaatctttgaaaagacttttcatacttagattcatttctacaatcagaggcatcacaggcaacaatttcttctaacttagcaatctggttcttaagcacagagttagaatttaccaaagcatgattttcatttttcaaatcagaaataattttctcatgttcagaaggattcttggagacagcagataagttctttttcaactttttatgcttagacaataaagagttatacttatccatgatatcagacaaagcatgtttcagttcagaggtagagaaagaagcaaatacctcattttcatcgtctgagttaggatctccttctgattctgagtcagagtcaacaacttcctttgactctgctcctttgtctttgacaatggccatgagtccttggacttcaccatcagagtcaacatcctctgactctgattcatcgaatgtcaacatcagactcttcttggccttgaagtgcttctttggcttcttgtctttcttcaactttggacaatcacttttgtagtgcccagattctttgcactcaaaacatgtgacttccttgattgaagacttcttctggcctgaggactcatactttccttttgcctttccagagcctttgaacttgctctgcctgtgcttccagatgcggttgagtctcttggagatcagagtcagctcatcttcatcagaatcttctgatgcttcttcagatttttcttcttcagcttgaagagcctttgacttctcaaccttagccttttcagatttggatttcaaggctatggactttttcctcagatcttgcatctctgagcgcttcagctcatggcatttcaaaatgctgatgagttcttctaaactcatattctcaacgtctctcgtgagctctattgaagtcaccaaaggcatccaactttcaggaagacacctgatgactcttatgacatgatcttttgttgtgtagctcttgttgagaggtcgtatgccagctacaagcaattgaaatctggagaacatttcttcaatggattcatttggctccatgatgaaagattcatacttttggatcaaagacaatgcctttgattctttgaccttcttgtttccttcatgagacatcttcagagattcaaaaatgcctttagcaaactcacgatctgtaatcttctggtactcttcataggaaatagcacttagaagaattgctcttgctttgtgatgttgtgagtacagcttcttttgatctgcagtcatctctgaccttgggatcttcttgccatctgcatcaactggacgctcgtagccatccacaataatatcccagagatctgcatcgaaacccagaaagaaactttccagtctatctttccaatattcgaacctttgaccgtcgaacataggaggctttgcattgtaaccatctctttgagtttcactggtggtggcagccattgtttttcacaccggcccggatcactgaacactgttaggtgtggtaataagaacttgcgctctgataccaattgaaggtatgaaaaacggtagaaagggggggtttgaataacgttttcagtacaaaacttccaccttaaagattttgacaaatctttcgagaacttaagtgctaaagataagagatagagaagcacacaaggattttatcctggttcacttgataaatcactcaagctactccagtccacccgttaaggtgatttcttccttcttagaatgaaggcaatccactaatcaggtaagagttacaactgcacttgaaacctacaagtgactaacaattacactgacttagctcacactaagattcactctcttagtcttctctaggatccgatcaaccttgatctcctaaaggaactaaacaaactgtttatcaaagaaatgtttacaagagatttgcttctaaaaagctaatagtaaactcaatgaatttcagatgaaagaaagcttagaatattttgaatatgtcttgcgcgtatgtgaatgtttcttctcgccgcttctttcaatcttcagcctctatatatactccaaggattagggttgagcgttgcatgggaaatgctaccgttggagggcagttctggaaaatccagcttctgctgtggctgagaacgttaggtaggtcgtcaggaaggtacacttgcttttgtacttgtttagcgacttgaccttttaacctaggagacttctgatcagaggaatgcttcgtattggaacttgtgaagccggttgatcagagtcagagggaaagcacagatcctctgaccattgtatcttctgattctgaactcagagggaagaacatggccttcagagtttcttgcttctggacttcagagtttccactattcagcttctggatcttcagagtcttctacaccatcagaacatttgaaccttcagtgtttcttggttatcagaacttctggatcttcagagcttctagcgactgagtccacatcagagtttgtatagcttcagaacttctgaagcttttccactgttcatactgaacatggtgaatgcgaaagcgttgcttgggttaccctttatacacagtgcttctgatttgtgtgagattgagttgaggtcagagcctgtaaatagcacactcagaaaaacacgttagtgtaccacaattgttcatatcaaaagattaacttgtaatcatcaaaacatagagttgtactactcgatcaaaacttgatcttacaactgaGACGGGTAGCAAGTTTGATTTGTGTGATTCATTGATAGATTTGAGTGAAACACTTACCCTTGAACTCTTGAGTTGTGCATTTGGAAAGTTTTGAGTGAATCCTTGATTAAAAGTAGGAAATTCAAATTGTGCTTAGAATCTCATGATTGGGTATGCTTTCTTATCATGGTTTTTGGTTAATTGTTGTGGGCTTCACATGTGCTTAAAATCATGCAatgtgtaaagttttttttaagatGGTTGTTCATGAGTCATGCTTGTTTAAGAACAAATTGTATATATGTGTTTTGTTTACcaataccttttgtttgagggcAAACAAGGTTCCAAGTtagggggagttgataagtgccatATTTTCCTAGTTTTCATACAcattttaggcacttatctCAAGTGGTTTATGAGAAATCCCTATTAGTTTCTCTCATCTTGATTGGAATTTGTTATTTGATTGAGAGTTAAGCTCAAATGTGTTTTATGACTGAttatattctcaaattttgatgtagGGTCTAAATTCTCAAGGAAAAAGACATATTTTTATGAGACTTAGAGAATTTCTGGATCAGCAGGGTGCCCAGCGCTTGTCAGTAGCCGCCCAGCGCTTGGGGCGGTTACAGAAACCCAACCTTGAAGTAATTGGGCGCCCAGCGCCCATAAAGGGCCGCCCAGCACTCTGCACAGATGTAAAAGTTCATTATAAAaggattttcttcattttcagaACAAAACGGGGTTTTTGGATAGAGAATTCGAGAGAGAACAAAAAGGGAAGGAACTTAGAGCTTGGGTAAGCTTCCATCGAGCTGGAGCTACGCCGAAGTCGGCACGGATCATCACTTCCATCCTATTTCTCTTGTAAGCTTGTCTAGCTTCCATGTCTATGGATAGCTAAGCTTTTCTTTGTTAGGATTTGGTGTAGTACCTTGACTCTATGTATCTAATTTAGTTCTTATGCATATGAATCTATCTATCTCTTGATTTCAATGGTATAATCTTGTTCTTAAAGCTTGTTTTAACTTGATCAATTAGAACTTgattagagatttgatgtgtGAGTGAAAACTACATATTTGAATTGGATTTAGGTTATATcatctaataatcctaattgttagacatagagttaggtttgttagtcgtTAAACACCCGAATCAATCACGCTTCGCTTTGTTAGTTATGCGAGACATCGGTAATTAGGAGAGCGAACCGTTAATCTTCTCATGTAAGGAATTAATGAGTTAGATAAGAACTGGTGTGATGGAATCAAGAATATAATGATTCATATGTGTTGAATTTACGGATTCATAACAGTTAAGGTGCGAAACCCAATCCTAACAGTTTTCTCAACCTGTTTAAACCCGTTGTTATTATCGCTTTTCTTTATATTTACGACATATTTCGAAACAATCAATCAAAAACTTTGTTAAATTCATTGCTTAAGTGGTTTTACTAAAGAACGGCGTTGTATTTccaattccctgaggacgataaaaaccctttgctatactacgattgaatctTGAAGGATTCGAAAGTGGTTAAGTAAAAATTCTTTCAACATGCATTGAGGAATTGGCCTATAATGCTCTAATTCCTCCCACAAAGACTTCAAAGCTGTATAATATTCATCAACAGACATAGAATTTTGTTTCATCGAACTAATCCCATTGTGAATTTCATAAATTCGAACTAGGCCTCCTTGAGAAAATCGATCCCTAAGATCTCTCCATGCATCACAAGCATTTTCAACAAAAACAATACTGCTAGCAATAGAAGGTGTTACCGAATTGAGTATCCAGGAATGAATTAAGCTGTTGCAACGATCCCAAGCATCGAACATTGAATCTGTAGGGTTTGGCACCGGAATTTCTCCATTGAGAAAACGAAATTTGTTCTTCGCTACCAATGCGCGCTTCATTGCTCGCGCCCAACCGTTGTAATTTCGACCATTCAGTGGCGGATTCACCATGACTGCAGATGGATTCTCACTCGCATGTATGTAATACGGCGATGCTGTACTCTGACTCGGATCCTGTACCACATGAACTTGCGGtcctccattgttgtttggttCTCCATTATTGTGCAGATTCCTGGTATTCACCATGTTTGCGGAAGCTTGTGGTGATGGCAGAACCCTTGTtagggctctgataccatcaaAGAATTGAACAaccagaggttgaagaagaagaagctcgaAGCTTTGATAAATTCTCAATCTGATAGTTTGTTACAATCAATCAATTACAAAACTAACATAACAAACTTGTATTTATAGTAAAGTAACTAACTACTAGTTATTACAACAAGGTCCTCAGCTTTCTATAGAATTTATACACTGGTCCTTTTCTTCATTTAACACCTCTTCTTGTACTTCTCTTTCCATCACCTCTTCTTTAATTCTGTCCACAATGTTTCTGCGCTCTCCAGAGGATTTTTCTCTGCTGTACGTTTGTTGTATGATAATAAAAGTTTGACAGATTTCATGTATGACATCAGAGAATGTCAAGAGCTCCATTATTCTTATAGCACTGTGTTGTTGAAACCAGATTTCTATAGCATATGAAGGATGAACTTTGATATCCAAGTTGTTGGCTAATGTGTTGATAAGAAGAAGCTAAACCTAATCTGACAATGAGAACCAGATTAAGCAAACAAAGaatgaaaataataattgtgGAGCCTAATCAAGAAATTGTAGAAATTCTTCAGCGAGGACTGTGACAACATGACCTTACAAGTAATTCAGTCTGAGAAGTTACCTGATTTGATCGTGTTGCACTAAATTGTCATAACTTTcccttctaaaaaaaaaaattaaagagaatTCAAAAGGTTTTTTACACTAAAATAGTGTAATCTTAATAACGGAATGTAACCACACTTAAGAGTGTCATACTCAATTGACAATTCTAAGTAATTATTATTTATCTCGGATTGTTTGCATTATACATCTCAGAActaacaattttatttttaaatgctCCATTATATTTGGTATGAATTTGTCAAACCTGACAACATTATATTACATATGAGAAGTTGGGAGCTCTTGTTCCGGCAGTCTTAAATAGTCATAAGGTCTAATATCGTCTTGGTCGACCCAGAATATTCACAGTCAAGTGCACGTCATGTTAGCTAGCCAAAACTACCAATTGCAAAGAGAGATTTTATCTCGTCCCACAGTTAGCCAAAAAAAAAGGCTAAGTCAGCACAATTAGTGATTCAAAGTCTGCCCAAGTAGCTATTATCTGGGAAGTAATCCATGATAGCTTTATCAAGGTTAGGTGCTTCAATTACACTTCAAACTAGACTTTATCGATCAATACAGATTTGATCGTCTAGTTACGTAAATGTTATTCATTTGCTTATTATATTCTTTTTGGACTTTGAGTTTTCTCTCTCGGACTCTAAATTGACTTGAGCGTCGAAGTGTCTTATGCAGGTACCTCCCTTGTCGTGCTCCGCGGTGGAAAACAAGCTCACTATCGTGTGCAAGGCCTGAAAACACCACAAGGAGAATGGAGGGATCCACAACTTGATCGCAGGAAGAGAATGTGTTGGAAAGAAAATGTTTGCTAGCatttcttactcaatgagactaaagtttatgaaataataaaatttcaCACTTTACAATCCAGATTGATCTGCGTATTAAGTAAAGCATTTAAAGAGGGTGGGAATTTCATATTTAATCACTTGTGTAATCTTAACTGCTTTAATATTGCACCAAGAAGATGAGAAGGAAGTAGGGTAGGAAAATATATACCTTAATTGCACTTACATGTGAAAAAGCTGCTTTTTACatgagaaaaaattaaaaggaCTATATAAAGCAATATATATCATACAATAATTTACTATTTTCTTGACTTTACACGAGAAAAAGAGGGACAAAGCCATTAGGCACCCAAATTGTGAAATTTGACAGCGAGCACTAGACGCAAGTAGGCATTTTTCATGATTTGGCCTTTTCTAATTGCTgtatatctatctataaagCTAGCTAGTTTTCTCTCCACTCACACATTCAAAATATTTTCCAAGAGAGTTGAGTGATGTATTTTGCAGATATTAATTGCTTTCTGTCTATGCAGCTAGCAACTCTGAAAATTGAGATTCATTACATATCTCATTgaatcttttcctctaactaaCTTAAGAGTATCCCGAATGATAaatcaagtggtaagagctgggagacatatgagttggggaggggaaggtccaggaaTTAATTCCTGGTGGGTGTAATTTATcattctgatgtaccaaaaaaaataacttaAGAGTAATTTCTGCTAGACTTATTAATCTAAAGATTTAAAATGGTATATATATGCTTGCTTTTCGTCAATTCATTACTGGTTTTCCAAAAAACTTATTCTTTTAATAATGTACTTAATTTGCTATATAAGAAGATGGGAAGGTATGCATTTGCTATTGCTGGGAAACTTTACACAAGAAAAGGTAAGGTATAATGGGGCACTACACATTAGTATATTTTGTTACACAAAAATTCTTCCACCCTCTTAATCACGTTTAGTTGAATTCAAACTAGCCACTTAATACTAATGATGACTGcacaaaaaaaacatataaagcGAGTAAAAGAGGGACCAAAGTCATTAAGCACCCAAATTCTGAAATTTGACAATGAGCAGTAGAAACGAGTTGGCATTATTCACGTGTTTGTTTGGTGAGTGGTTTAGCTTCTTCTAATTGTTGTTTGTCTATAAAACTAGATTCACTTCAATTTGAAATTACATCAGAAAATATTCTCCAAGGGAGTTGAGTGGACAACCATCTCATCATGTTTGGGTGCAAGTTCATTCTATTCTGTATGGTGTCCATTCTATGCATCTCTTTCTTTGTTGAAAGTTCTGATACCAAGAAGTGCATGGAGACAGAGAGGCAAGCTCTTCTCAGGTTAAAAGGTGGTTTCTCTAAGGGAAGGGAAGTTCTTTCCTCATGGATAGGTGAAGATTTCTGCAAGTGGGAAGGAATTTCATGTGACAATTTAACTTGTCATGTAACCGGTTTGGCTATTGAAGGTAAATTGCAAGGTAAGTTAGATTCTTCAATATGTGAACTCCAACATCTAACTTCCTTAGATCTCAGTCATAATTACTTAGCAGGAAAGATCCCAAAGTGCATTGGCTCACTTGGTCAGTTGATAGAGTTACAACTTGAAGGTAACCAATTTGTTGGTGGCATTCCTCCCTCTTTAGGGAACCTTACCAATTTGCAAACTCTCAAACTTCAGGGAAATTATTATTTGGTTGCAAATGATCTTGAGTGGGTTTCTCACCTTCCTAATTTGAGATACCTTGATCTGTCAAATGTGAATCTTAGTCAAGCTGTTGGTTGGCTATCATCAATAAGCAAAACTCCTTCTCTGTCACAACTTCGTTTAATTGACTGCAACCTCCCTCAAGTCAATATTGAACCCACACTCCATCTGAATTCTTCCACTTCTCTCAAGGAGCTATATCTTCCAGATAATAACTTAACCTCTTTGACTGTGTCAGCGGTGGTGCTTAATGTTGGCAAATTCCTCACAGTTCTTTATCTCACATCTAATAAACTTGAGGGTAGCTTACCAGAATCCTTTCAGACTTTGTGTCAACTTAAAAAGTTACACCTGAGTTCCAACAAATTGTCTGGCAAACTCAGTGACAGCATGCAACAATTACGTTGTTCACAAAATAATATAGAGCTTTTAGATCTCAGCAATAACCCATTTAGTAGTGGGCCACTCCCTAATTTTTCAGGTTATTCATCAATTTCGGTATTGTTACTTCAGAATACCAATATTGTTGGGTCATTATCTCTGGTTACTAAACTTTGGTCGTTATCAGCATTGGATCTCTCAGGGAATCAGTTGAACGGATCACTTCCACATGGTATTGGCCAACTCTCTGGTCTTAATTATTTGATTCTCTATTCAAATAAGTTGAGTGGTGTCATCAATGAAACACATCTATCAAGTATGTCTGGATTGAGAGAACTAGTGGTGCATCAAAATTCACTTTCATTTAATTTCAGCTTAAATTGGGTTCCACCATTCCAACTAGATGTATTCTATGCATCATCTTGTATTTTGGGTCCTAAGTTTCCAACATGGCTCAAACATCAAAGTGAACTTGTATACCTAGACATCTCTAATACTAGTATTTCAGATTCAATTCCTGATTGGTTTTGGGACCTGTTTTATAGCGGAGACTCTGTGAATGTTTCGCATAACCAACTTAGTGGACTTTTACCGCGAAGTTTGACAAGAACAAAGGTATGGCAGACACTTGATTTTAGTTTCAACAACTTATCTGGTCCACTACCTCCTTTTCCAAGATTACAAGGTCTATTTCTCTCAAATAATAGGTTTTCTGGGTCTTTATCTTCTTTCTGTGCATCCCCACCACAAGAGTTAAGTTATCTGGATCTATCTAGTAACTTACTAGCAGGCCCATTTTTGGATTGTTTGGGGAATTTCACAAATTTAGTATTTCTAAATTTggcaaaaaataaattaacaggGAGGATACCCGAGTCACTTGGCACTCTGCAACATATAGTGTCAATACATTTAAATAACAACAACTTCTCAGGTGAAATTCCATCTTTGGCCCTTTGTACTAGCCTGACTGTCTTGGATTTAGGGAATAACAATCTCCAAGGAAGATTACTAACATGGGTAGGCCATCACCTGCCTCGGTTGATTGTTTTGAGTCTACGGAAAAATAAGTTCCATGGAAAAATACCTGAAACTTTGTGTAATCTATCATTTCTTCAAGTTTTAGATCTTTCTTTGAACAATATTACAGGAGAAATACCGCAGTGCCTCAATCACATGATTTCTTTGTCAAATATTCAATTTCAAAGAATTCCCATTTCATATGGACCATATGCTATTTCCAGTGGTTTTATTGAaattggctcatttgatgagaAAGCAATATTGTCATGGAAAGGACAAAATTGGGAATATGGAAAAAATCTTGGACTCATGACTATCATTGATCTTTCTTGCAACCACTTGACTGGTGAAATACCACAAAGTATAACAAAACTTGTGGCATTAGCTGGA from Lotus japonicus ecotype B-129 chromosome 2, LjGifu_v1.2 includes:
- the LOC130739496 gene encoding receptor-like protein EIX1; translated protein: MFGCKFILFCMVSILCISFFVESSDTKKCMETERQALLRLKGGFSKGREVLSSWIGEDFCKWEGISCDNLTCHVTGLAIEGKLQGKLDSSICELQHLTSLDLSHNYLAGKIPKCIGSLGQLIELQLEGNQFVGGIPPSLGNLTNLQTLKLQGNYYLVANDLEWVSHLPNLRYLDLSNVNLSQAVGWLSSISKTPSLSQLRLIDCNLPQVNIEPTLHLNSSTSLKELYLPDNNLTSLTVSAVVLNVGKFLTVLYLTSNKLEGSLPESFQTLCQLKKLHLSSNKLSGKLSDSMQQLRCSQNNIELLDLSNNPFSSGPLPNFSGYSSISVLLLQNTNIVGSLSLVTKLWSLSALDLSGNQLNGSLPHGIGQLSGLNYLILYSNKLSGVINETHLSSMSGLRELVVHQNSLSFNFSLNWVPPFQLDVFYASSCILGPKFPTWLKHQSELVYLDISNTSISDSIPDWFWDLFYSGDSVNVSHNQLSGLLPRSLTRTKVWQTLDFSFNNLSGPLPPFPRLQGLFLSNNRFSGSLSSFCASPPQELSYLDLSSNLLAGPFLDCLGNFTNLVFLNLAKNKLTGRIPESLGTLQHIVSIHLNNNNFSGEIPSLALCTSLTVLDLGNNNLQGRLLTWVGHHLPRLIVLSLRKNKFHGKIPETLCNLSFLQVLDLSLNNITGEIPQCLNHMISLSNIQFQRIPISYGPYAISSGFIEIGSFDEKAILSWKGQNWEYGKNLGLMTIIDLSCNHLTGEIPQSITKLVALAGLNLSRNDLRGFIPNSIGQMERLESLDLSGNHLYGRMPASFSNLSFLSYMNLSFNKLSGEIPIGTQLQSFNASSYIGNDGLCGPPLSIRCYGDVMSPTGSSDEDKLITFGFYITLVLGFFVGFWGVCGTLVIKASWRHAYFQFFNDMNDWMYVTIMVFARRMKRRFRVQA